The region TGAGTTCTTCTGGGAGCTTTTCCAGGCCGGAAAAATCAAGCTGCGTGAAAAGTTCAAAGAGCCTATCACCATCCATGATCCCTGCAACGTTATTCGTGGTCGTGGTTTGATGGAAGAATCCCGCAAACTCGCACACGCACTCTGTGAAAACGTGGTTGAAATGACCCCCAACCTTGAGCACAACTATTGCTGTGCTGCCGGTGGCGGTGTAATTAACTGCGGTCCTCCGTTCAAAAACGTGCGCATGAAAGGTAATAGAGTCAAAGCTGAGCAGCTTAAGGCTACCGGAGTAAACACCATTCTCGCTCCGTGCCATAACTGCCACGGTGGACTTGAAGATCTCGTTCATTACTATGAACTGGGAATGGAGATTAAGTTCTTCGGCGATCTTATCTATGACCTCATGGAAAAGCCGGAAGCGTAGGAGGAAGATTACAATGATAAAAAGAGTACTCTCTATTGCGGTCATTGCCGCCTGCGTCTTGCTCTATATGGTTCCCGCGTTCTGTCAGGAAGATATCACTTCTTTGCTGGACCCGGCTTTCCCTAAGCATCAAAGACCTGCTGCTGTGTTCGCTCATGATGCACATAATGAAATGGCCGGCATTGACGATTGCGCTACATGTCACCACGTCTGGGAAGATGGAAAGATCGTTGAAGACGAGTCTTCCGAAGACCAGAGGTGTTCTGACTGTCACGCGGTTAAGCCTGAAGCCGGAAAGACCGGTCTGCGCAATGCTTATCACAAGCTTTGCACCGACTGTCATGTAAAAGAAGCCAAAGGTCCTGTGACCTGTGCTGGCTGTCACCCTAAAGATGGTGCCGCTCCCGCAGAACACTAGGATTAAGTAGCAAGTATATTAATTAAAAGCCGTCCTTATTGGGCGGCTTTTTTTTTGTCTGCTGTGTAATTATTTATTGACCTTCTGGAGTAGTTAGGTGTTAATTATGTTTATGAAAAAAATAATACTGTTATGTGCGTTATTGGCTGTGGTTTCCTGTGCGCCTCGCACGGGGGGGGGAACTGACTATTTACAAACCTTAAGACCTGTAGATTTGCGGATGGTAATTGCAGAAATGCCTAAGGGCGCAGACCTGCATACACATCTCTCCGGTATTCCTTATGCGGAAGACTATATAAAGTGGGCTGCGGAGGATAATGCGTGCATCAATGAAAGCAGCGGGAAGATTGTCGCAGGGCCCTGCGGGGAAGGAACCATTGCGGCTAAGGACGCATATGCTAATTCTAAAGTATGGAATATGGCTGCAAGTGAGTTGTCAGTTAGGGAAAACAGGCGAGATAACGTGCTCTGGGGGCATGATCAGTTCTTTGCTGCTTTCGGCAAGATGGGTGTCGCGAAAGACAACACAGGCCGATTACTGGCGCATGCAGCCAAGCAGGCGTACAGTGATAAAGTCCAATATTTAGAGGTCATGCTTTCTCTTTATGGACAGAAGTTACGTGATAAAAAGTTAGTGAATAGTGCTTATACCGGAAAGTTCAGTGAGTCTCTCAAGAATTTGGAAAAAGTAGGCATTTATGATGATTTAGATGATGTTAAGGGAAAGTTGAGCAACGCAGAAAGTGAGAAATCAAAAATACTGGCCAACGATCCTGCTAAAACAGTAAAAATTAGGTATATCAATCAGATTATAAGAGGGAATGATCCAGCCAATGTGTTTGCCCAGTTGGCCTTTGCTTTTAAACTTGCGATTAGCGATCCGCGGGTTGTGGGGATAAATCTGGTCGGCCCGGAAGATGGTCCCATTGCTATGCGTGACTATGCCTTACATATGAAGATGCTGAACTTTTTTGATTCTATTTGGGGGCACAAGGTTCCGATTACCTTACATGCTGGTGAATTAACCCCGGCTTTGACCACTCCTGAAGGTCTTTCTAATCATATAGGCTTAATCGTGGAGAACGTGAATGCGCGAAGAATTGGCCATGCTGTTGATTTACCGTATGAAAAGGATGCTGAGGGCCTAATTAAAAGGATGAAGCAAAGAAATATGGCCATAGAAATTTTGCTCGGTAGTAATGACGCCATATTGAAAGTCAGCGGCAAAAACCATCCGTTGCAGACCTACTTGAAGGCTGGAGTCCCGGTTGTATTAGCCTCAGACGATATGGGGATAGCCCGTTCTACTTTAACGAATGAATATGTGCTGGCGGTTTTGGATCAAAAGATGAACTACGAACAATTGAAAGAAGCCGCACGCAATTCTCTAGAGTATTCATTTTTGAATGGACAGTCCTTATGGTTTGCTAAGGGGTATAGTAAAATGGTTGAGGTGTGTGGAAAGAGTTCAGGCTCAAAGGCCGAATGCGATCAGTTCCTTTCGGAAAATCCGAAAGCAAACCAGCAGTGGGAACTGGAAAAACGGTTTGAAAAGTTTGAAAGCGAGTACCCTAACTTAAGATAATTTTGATTATGGTTATTGTGCTTATCCCTTAAATGGCGGGGGATAAGCACAATAATTCAAAAACCCCTTGACGATTTTCTTAGATTTCCATAGAACCTCTTTTCTCGACGCAGCAACGGCTGAAAGTCAGGCGCTGGTCGAGAATTTTTTTTGCCTGAGGGCGAAAAAAAGGGTTGACTTCCGGGGCGGGTTTCTCTAGATTCCCACATCGCGCCGAACGAAAGTAAGGCACTGAGATCATTGAAAAAATAATTTGAGAGAACATCGAAATTAGTGGTTGACAGGGACGGCTGGTTCATCTAGTTTGCGTCTCCGCACGAAGCGAAAGCGGGTTGCACGATCATTAATAAATAGAAAGTTTAAGGCTCGAAACTAACACGTTTCGCCTCTACTTTTAGAGCAGGTTCCGGAGAGCGGGCATTCTGAACGAATCCCACCGGCGAGGCTCGGGGCAGAGCGAAGCATACTAAATAGTTTTGGGAATCTTAAACCCTTTTTCAAAAGGGTTTAAGGCCCCCGGCAGGGTTGTTTAAGACGACTCCGGGTGGCAAAAAAAACTTTCAAAAAGTGATTGACAAGCGGCTCGGGTTTCACTAGATTCCCACACCGCACCGAGGCAAAACGAAGTCCTCGGGATCATTGAAAAAAACAAATTTCAGAAAGTTGTTGACAGCGGATACGAACTTCACTAAGTTTCACCTCCGCGCCGCTTGAAAAAGCGGGTCAGCGAGTTTCAAAAAAAGATCACGAAAGTGGTTGACACCGGGGACGGTGTTCGATAGAAACTGTCTCCTCGCTTCGACTTTTAAGTCGAGCGAAAGTTCTCTGAAAAAAAACAGACGCAAGGTTGACACGAACCGAAATATAAAACATATTAGAGGTTCGCAGTAATGACCAAGGTCTTTGACAATTAAATAGCGAGTTGGGCAAAATTAAGACGACACATACAAATTGTAATGTGCGATCAAATTACTCA is a window of Maridesulfovibrio sp. DNA encoding:
- the tmcA gene encoding acidic tetraheme cytochrome c3 TmcA; this translates as MIKRVLSIAVIAACVLLYMVPAFCQEDITSLLDPAFPKHQRPAAVFAHDAHNEMAGIDDCATCHHVWEDGKIVEDESSEDQRCSDCHAVKPEAGKTGLRNAYHKLCTDCHVKEAKGPVTCAGCHPKDGAAPAEH
- a CDS encoding adenosine deaminase; amino-acid sequence: MFMKKIILLCALLAVVSCAPRTGGGTDYLQTLRPVDLRMVIAEMPKGADLHTHLSGIPYAEDYIKWAAEDNACINESSGKIVAGPCGEGTIAAKDAYANSKVWNMAASELSVRENRRDNVLWGHDQFFAAFGKMGVAKDNTGRLLAHAAKQAYSDKVQYLEVMLSLYGQKLRDKKLVNSAYTGKFSESLKNLEKVGIYDDLDDVKGKLSNAESEKSKILANDPAKTVKIRYINQIIRGNDPANVFAQLAFAFKLAISDPRVVGINLVGPEDGPIAMRDYALHMKMLNFFDSIWGHKVPITLHAGELTPALTTPEGLSNHIGLIVENVNARRIGHAVDLPYEKDAEGLIKRMKQRNMAIEILLGSNDAILKVSGKNHPLQTYLKAGVPVVLASDDMGIARSTLTNEYVLAVLDQKMNYEQLKEAARNSLEYSFLNGQSLWFAKGYSKMVEVCGKSSGSKAECDQFLSENPKANQQWELEKRFEKFESEYPNLR